The following coding sequences are from one Primulina eburnea isolate SZY01 chromosome 15, ASM2296580v1, whole genome shotgun sequence window:
- the LOC140814865 gene encoding major allergen Pru ar 1-like, which yields MGLITYEHEVICSIPPAKLFKAFILDGDHLIPKVLPEAFKSIKIIEGDGGVGSIKLITFGEGSQYKSAKHRVDEIDEANHVYKYSIIEGDVLGEDLESISYVIKIEASADGGSVFKTVSHYHTKHDAHGITEEKIKEGKEKAKALFKAVEAHLHAHPDAY from the exons ATGGGTTTGATCACTTACGAGCATGAAGTTATCTGTTCCATCCCACCGGCCAAGTTGTTCAAGGCCTTCATCCTCGATGGAGACCACCTCATCCCCAAGGTCTTGCCTGAGGCATTCAAAAGCATCAAAATTATTGAAGGAGACGGCGGCGTTGGAAGCATCAAATTGATCACTTTTGGCGAAG GTAGCCAATACAAGAGCGCGAAACACAGGGTCGATGAAATCGACGAGGCAAATCATGTGTACAAGTACTCAATCATTGAAGGTGACGTTTTAGGCGAAGATCTTGAATCCATTTCCTACGTTATCAAGATCGAAGCCTCCGCTGATGGCGGCTCTGTCTTCAAGACTGTAAGCCATTACCATACCAAACACGATGCCCACGGCATCACCGAAGAGAAGATCAAGGAAGGAAAAGAGAAAGCGAAGGCCTTATTCAAGGCTGTTGAAGCTCACCTCCATGCACACCCTGATGCTTATTAA